The following proteins are encoded in a genomic region of Arachis stenosperma cultivar V10309 chromosome 4, arast.V10309.gnm1.PFL2, whole genome shotgun sequence:
- the LOC130976077 gene encoding IN2-2 protein-like isoform X3, which yields MAKVGRMKLGSQGLEVSQQGLGCMGMSAFYGPPKPEPDMISLIHYAAQIGVTFLDTSDVYGPHTNEILLGKALKGGVREKVELATKFGISMSDGFKVEIRGDPSYVRAACEGSLKRLDIDCIDLYYQHRIDTRVPIEVTIGELKKLVEEGKIKYIGLSEASASTIRRAHAVHPITAVQLEWSLWSRDVEEEIVPTCRELGIGIVAYSPLGRGFLSSGTKLIENLSENDFRKDCLTSTKHIKQNKFSQSPIHHG from the exons ATGGCCAAAGTTGGAAGAATGAAACTGGGATCACAGGGCTTGGAGGTGTCTCAGCAAGGACTTGGATGCATGGGAATGTCTGCTTTCTATGGACCTCCAAAGCCAGAACCTGACATGATTTCTCTCATTCACTATGCTGCACAAATTGGTGTTACATTCCTTGATACCTCTGATGTCTATGGTCCTCACACCAACGAGATTCTACTTGGAAAG GCTTTGAAGGGAGGAGTGAGAGAGAAGGTTGAATTGGCAACCAAGTTTGGAATCAGCATGTCTGATGGTTTTAAAGTTGAGATCCGTGGAGATCCATCATATGTGAGAGCTGCTTGTGAGGGAAGCTTGAAGAGGCTTGACATTGATTGCATTGATCTCTATTACCAACATCGAATCGATACTCGTGTTCCAATTGAAGTCACG ATTGGGGAGCTTAAGAAGCTTGTTGAGGagggaaaaataaaatacattggTTTATCTGAGGCGTCGGCTTCAACAATCCGAAGAGCGCATGCTGTTCATCCCATAACAGCAGTGCAGTTGGAGTGGTCTCTTTGGTCAAGAGATGTTGAGGAAGAGATAGTTCCAACTTGCAG GGAACTTGGAATTGGAATTGTGGCATATAGTCCTCTTGGGAGAGGATTCCTTTCATCAGGAACAAAACTGATTGAGAATTTGTCTGAGAATGACTTCAGAAAG GATTGCTTAACTAGTACCAAGCACATTAAACAGAATAAGTTTTCTCAATCACCAATTCACCATGGATAA
- the LOC130976351 gene encoding probable aldo-keto reductase 2, which yields MAKVGRMKLGSQGLEVSQQGLGCMGMSAFYGPPKPEPDMIALIHHAIHNGVTFLDTSDFYGPHTNEMLIGKALKEGMREKSEIATKFGVIFSDDGKFGSRGDPAYVRAACEGSLKRLDIDCIDLYYQHQIDTKVPIEVTIGELKKLVEEGKVKYIGLSEASASTIRRAHAVHPITAVQIEWSLWSRDVEEEIVPTCRELGIGIVAYSPLGRGFFTTGSKLLDNLSQDDYRKFIPRFQPENLEQNKTIFERVNEMAAKKGCTPSQLALAWVHHQGNDVCPIPGTTKAENFNQNIGALSVKLTPQEMTELESFAATDAVKGDRYPENITTWKKANTPPLSSWKPV from the exons ATGGCTAAAGTTGGAAGAATGAAGCTGGGGTCACAGGGCTTAGAGGTGTCTCAACAAGGACTTGGTTGCATGGGAATGTCTGCATTCTATGGACCCCCAAAGCCAGAACCTGACATGATTGCTCTCATTCACCATGCTATTCATAATGGTGTCACATTCCTTGACACCTCTGATTTCTATGGTCCTCACACCAATGAAATGCTTATTGGAAAG GCTTTGAAGGAAGGGATGAGGGAGAAATCTGAAATTGCAACCAAGTTTGGAGTAATCTTTTCTGATGATGGAAAATTTGGTAGCCGTGGCGATCCGGCATACGTGAGAGCTGCTTGTGAAGGAAGCTTGAAGAGACTTGATATTGATTGCATTGATCTCTATTACCAACATCAAATTGATACTAAAGTGCCAATTGAAGTCACG ATTGGAGAGCTTAAGAAACTTGTTGAGGAGGGAAAAGTAAAATACATTGGTTTGTCTGAGGCTTCAGCTTCAACAATCAGAAGAGCACATGCTGTTCATCCCATCACAGCAGTTCAAATTGAATGGTCTCTTTGGTCAAGAGATGTGGAGGAAGAAATAGTTCCAACATGCAG AGAACTTGGTATTGGAATTGTTGCATATAGTCCTCTTGGCCGCGGATTCTTTACAACCGGATCAAAGTTGCTTGATAATTTGTCTCAGGATGACTACCGAAAG TTTATTCCTAGATTCCAACCAGAAAACCTGGAGCAGAACAAGACTATATTTGAGAGGGTCAATGAAATGGCGGCAAAGAAGGGATGCACCCCATCTCAGCTTGCATTGGCATGGGTTCACCACCAAGGAAATGATGTGTGCCCCATTCCTGGAACCACTAAAGCTGAGAACTTTAATCAAAACATTGGTGCCTTGTCTGTGAAACTTACGCCACAAGAAATGACAGAACTCGAGTCCTTCGCTGCCACGGATGCTGTGAAGGGTGACAGATATCCGGAGAATATAACTACATGGAAGAAAGCTAACACTCCACCACTTTCTTCTTGGAAACCTGTTTAG
- the LOC130976352 gene encoding probable aldo-keto reductase 2, whose product MAKVGRMKLGSQGLEVSQQGFGCMGMSAFYGPPKPEPDMISLIHHAVQSGVTFLDTSDVYGPHTNEILLGKALKGGVREKVELATKFGATHSEGKFVIRGDPAYVRAACEGSLKRLDIDCIDLYYQHRIDTSVPVEVTIGELKKLVEEGKIKYIGLSEASASTIRRAHAVHPITAVQLEWSLWSRDVEEDIIPTCRELGIGIVAYSPLGRGFLSSGSKLIENLPEGDYRKNMPRFQPENLEANKTIFERVNEMAAKKGCTPSQLALAWVHHQGNDVCPIPGTTKVENFNQNIGALSVKLTPQEMAELESFAAADAVKGDRYGNDIATWKTSDTPPLSSWKAV is encoded by the exons ATGGCTAAAGTTGGAAGAATGAAGCTGGGGTCACAAGGCTTGGAAGTGTCTCAACAAGGATTTGGATGCATGGGAATGTCTGCTTTCTATGGACCTCCAAAGCCAGAACCTGACATGATTTCTCTCATTCATCATGCTGTTCAAAGTGGTGTCACTTTCCTTGACACTTCTGATGTCTATGGCCCTCACACCAATGAAATACTACTTGGAAAG GCTTTGAAGGGAGGGGTAAGAGAGAAGGTTGAATTGGCAACCAAGTTCGGAGCCACCCATAGTGAGGGGAAATTTGTGATTCGTGGAGATCCAGCATATGTGAGAGCTGCTTGTGAAGGAAGCTTGAAGAGACTTGATATTGATTGCATTGATCTGTATTACCAACACCGAATCGATACAAGTGTTCCGGTTGAAGTCACG atTGGTGAGCTTAAGAAGCTTGTTGAGGAGGGAAAAATAAAGTACATTGGTCTATCTGAGGCCTCAGCTTCAACAATCAGAAGAGCACATGCTGTTCATCCCATAACAGCCGTGCAGTTGGAGTGGTCGCTGTGGTCAAGAGATGTCGAGGAAGACATAATTCCAACTTGCAG GGAACTTGGTATTGGAATTGTTGCATATAGTCCTCTTGGGAGAGGATTCCTTTCATCAGGATCAAAATTGATTGAGAATTTGCCTGAGGGTGACTACCGGAAG AATATGCCTAGATTCCAACCTGAGAACTTGGAGGCAAACAAGACTATATTTGAGAGGGTCAATGAAATGGCTGCAAAGAAGGGATGCACTCCTTCGCAGCTCGCATTGGCATGGGTTCACCACCAAGGAAATGATGTATGCCCCATTCCTGGAACCACTAAAGTTGAGAACTTTAATCAAAACATTGGTGCTTTGTCTGTGAAACTTACACCACAAGAAATGGCAGAGCTCGAGTCCTTCGCTGCTGCGGATGCTGTCAAAGGTGATAGATATGGTAATGATATCGCTACATGGAAGACCTCTGATACCCCACCACTTTCTTCTTGGAAGGCTGTTTAA
- the LOC130977125 gene encoding uncharacterized protein LOC130977125 yields the protein MNKVDKLGLHWIGISILSLLSVKSMALLVGLGSSFFKHFGYVMDGVVTIVALFLEVFLERKGGGLLIVVSVWRVIRVVESMYELSDETIEGIVCQFEALKEENMRLLETIQEKAQGGF from the coding sequence ATGAACAAGGTAGATAAACTTGGTCTACATTGGATTGGAATTAGTATCCTTAGTTTACTTTCGGTAAAGTCTATGGCTTTGTTAGTGGGGTTAGGCTCTTCATTCTTTAAGCATTTTGGGTATGTTATGGATGGAGTTGTAACAATTGTGGCTCTGTTTTTGGAAGTGTTTCTTGAGAGAAAAGGAGGTGGTTTATTGATTGTAGTGAGTGTGTGGCGTGTGATTAGAGTGGTGGAGAGTATGTATGAGTTAAGTGATGAAACAATTGAAGGTATAGTTTGCCAATTTGAGGCACTCAAAGAAGAGAACATGAGGCTCTTAGAAACAATACAAGAAAAAGCTCAAGGAGGATTTTGA